The Polyangiaceae bacterium genome includes a region encoding these proteins:
- a CDS encoding S8 family serine peptidase has translation MSRALAVGLMVGGVLLCTVQCGGERADEERSQARSGAPLVSDAILARERKFDASGTLLSESFIDTPRSEKFWSGLENGFAPDGRRYVSMAGASWDGKVETRYQQLYLSGDPPSQDWVVLAGKPSGVPAGPAKGKVLSPELLSVVAGGTKELIPVFIGFAHKPTTPLGPHPSLQFSWLPETEKLQLHEQRISARQAEVEQMHKSLRAYLLEKSAVEVESVWLTGNMFARVPAAALSDLLARNDVVAVEMIRPVPPTSEGKWDGKDMKHATGLNTGKYMDNNYHGGYVNPATGNKLRIAIIDSNFDYNHPGFLTAAGGATRVVSTWNCAVNPCVPGLPPPSGANHGSAVAGLAAGDLRDGQMGGTSDWQLDRTGIAEEADLVLIDISPSNAWFARGLQKAVELSADVAVGTIGGDASPCDGDAGDWDDAIYSAYTANTLVVASAGNAGNVNPWCTLGNVADNLSGFTVGALGNFTSDITYQNYSTSDLWSVSSTDGTSRGGINVTINGGSFPGVVSAVSAMAPGCPQYMFVYDDSIVEPEICGTSFSTPQVAGAAVLVKHWNLATQGNFIVGGRGRLFAALLPMTDRANGAASYRTWGFDPVWGGGRFQARMYTPADHPSGVYAWGTTAFRLRTGQIQDILVNGAGNEPSSLNQFKVYAVFFESDGQDIADIDVYVGDKDCGSGSVQLGSDISRDTKSMVRLSGAQAAGKALCVRVYGYYVPAADVAREVNVFWYYSADTAMR, from the coding sequence ATGTCGCGAGCGCTGGCCGTTGGCCTGATGGTCGGGGGAGTTCTTCTTTGCACAGTGCAGTGCGGCGGGGAACGGGCCGACGAAGAGCGGTCGCAGGCGCGTTCGGGAGCGCCGCTCGTCTCGGACGCTATTCTCGCTCGTGAGCGAAAGTTCGATGCAAGCGGCACGCTGCTGAGCGAGTCGTTCATCGACACACCGAGGTCTGAGAAGTTCTGGAGCGGCCTGGAGAATGGCTTTGCGCCGGACGGCCGAAGGTACGTCTCTATGGCCGGCGCGAGCTGGGACGGCAAGGTCGAGACCCGCTATCAGCAGTTGTACTTGTCCGGCGACCCCCCATCTCAAGACTGGGTGGTGCTGGCGGGGAAGCCGAGCGGTGTTCCTGCGGGCCCCGCCAAAGGGAAAGTCCTGAGCCCGGAACTGTTGAGCGTTGTTGCCGGTGGCACCAAAGAGTTGATCCCCGTGTTCATCGGCTTCGCGCACAAGCCGACAACGCCGCTTGGTCCACACCCCTCGCTCCAGTTCTCGTGGCTACCCGAAACGGAGAAGTTGCAGCTGCACGAGCAACGCATCAGCGCGCGGCAGGCAGAGGTGGAGCAGATGCACAAATCGCTGCGCGCGTATCTGCTGGAAAAGAGCGCGGTCGAGGTGGAGAGTGTCTGGCTCACGGGCAACATGTTCGCGCGCGTTCCAGCGGCGGCCCTTTCCGACCTGTTGGCCCGCAACGACGTGGTGGCGGTCGAGATGATCCGACCCGTGCCACCCACGTCAGAAGGCAAGTGGGATGGGAAAGACATGAAACACGCGACCGGACTGAACACCGGCAAGTACATGGACAACAACTACCACGGGGGATACGTCAACCCCGCAACGGGCAACAAGCTCCGAATCGCAATAATTGACAGCAACTTCGACTACAACCACCCCGGGTTCCTGACGGCGGCGGGTGGCGCAACGCGAGTGGTCAGCACCTGGAACTGCGCCGTGAATCCGTGCGTGCCAGGACTTCCCCCGCCAAGCGGTGCAAATCATGGTTCGGCGGTGGCGGGACTGGCGGCGGGGGATCTGCGGGACGGACAGATGGGTGGCACTTCTGACTGGCAACTCGATCGGACGGGTATTGCCGAAGAAGCGGACCTCGTCCTGATTGACATCTCGCCCTCCAACGCGTGGTTTGCGCGAGGATTGCAGAAAGCCGTCGAGTTGTCCGCGGACGTGGCCGTCGGGACGATCGGCGGGGACGCATCGCCGTGCGATGGCGACGCTGGGGACTGGGATGACGCGATCTACTCGGCCTACACGGCGAACACGCTGGTCGTGGCCTCGGCAGGGAACGCCGGCAACGTGAATCCATGGTGCACTTTGGGGAACGTTGCCGACAATCTTTCTGGCTTCACGGTAGGGGCGCTCGGCAACTTCACGAGCGATATCACCTACCAGAACTACAGCACATCGGACTTGTGGTCCGTGTCGTCTACAGACGGGACAAGCCGGGGTGGAATCAATGTCACCATCAACGGTGGGAGCTTTCCCGGCGTCGTGAGCGCGGTCTCCGCGATGGCACCCGGATGCCCGCAGTATATGTTCGTCTATGACGACTCGATCGTAGAGCCAGAAATCTGTGGCACGAGCTTCTCCACACCCCAAGTGGCGGGAGCCGCGGTTCTGGTGAAACACTGGAACCTCGCGACGCAGGGTAACTTCATCGTTGGCGGTCGCGGGCGGCTCTTCGCGGCCTTGCTCCCGATGACGGATCGTGCCAATGGCGCTGCTTCGTACCGCACGTGGGGCTTCGACCCTGTTTGGGGCGGCGGTCGCTTCCAGGCTCGAATGTACACTCCCGCCGATCATCCCTCGGGCGTGTACGCTTGGGGTACCACTGCCTTCAGACTCCGAACGGGCCAGATTCAGGACATCCTTGTGAACGGAGCCGGGAACGAGCCCTCGTCGTTGAACCAGTTCAAGGTCTACGCGGTGTTCTTCGAGAGCGATGGGCAAGACATCGCTGACATCGATGTATACGTCGGCGACAAGGACTGCGGCTCCGGAAGCGTGCAACTTGGCTCCGACATCAGTCGGGACACGAAGTCAATGGTGCGATTGTCGGGCGCACAGGCAGCGGGAAAGGCACTCTGCGTCAGGGTCTACGGGTACTACGTGCCCGCCGCGGATGTGGCGCGCGAAGTAAACGTGTTCTGGTACTACTCGGCCGACACGGCGATGCGGTGA
- a CDS encoding MBL fold metallo-hydrolase has translation MSDGANSIRYVYDCGAVRRSRCDRLAQVYADSLPTNEIDALIVSHLHSDHVSGLDVLLASLTPRYVFLPYLRPVEHLLHVAAALDGASPVALAMSVDPAAWFIDRGAGEVVLVVRGNREGEAGPPRQLDEPPPEHVDDRPPLKFQRSPRPRGAPVGVSYMRDDTEAHAFLGGARWRLRFFVSDEATNLQVFEQAALREFELDARHRNLLRDQAWLRNGLKNRSWRAKLARAYRSLGRGLNYASLCAYSGPTGRCRNVNARSNAGPWTSAPGWLAAGDAELADEDRCNAFCQHFADVAEHVGTLMLPHHGSIANFNPMLIEHFRPSVTVVTAPARTTKKARRHPHRSVVLAARDFSEAFRIVTDRETSELWERVEVEF, from the coding sequence GTGAGTGACGGAGCGAACAGTATTCGCTACGTGTACGACTGCGGTGCGGTGCGGCGGTCACGCTGCGATCGGCTTGCCCAGGTCTACGCCGACTCCCTGCCCACGAACGAGATTGACGCGCTCATCGTTTCCCACCTTCACTCGGATCATGTTTCCGGCCTTGACGTGCTGCTAGCAAGTCTGACCCCCAGGTATGTCTTCCTGCCATACCTCCGTCCTGTTGAGCATCTACTGCACGTCGCCGCGGCGCTTGACGGAGCATCACCGGTTGCCCTGGCGATGTCCGTCGATCCCGCCGCCTGGTTCATCGATCGAGGCGCAGGCGAGGTGGTGTTGGTCGTTCGAGGCAACCGGGAGGGAGAGGCAGGGCCCCCGCGGCAGCTCGATGAACCACCGCCCGAGCACGTTGATGACCGTCCCCCTTTGAAGTTCCAACGGAGCCCACGGCCTCGCGGCGCACCCGTGGGTGTCTCCTACATGCGCGACGATACCGAAGCGCATGCTTTCCTCGGGGGCGCACGCTGGCGGCTCAGGTTCTTCGTTTCTGACGAGGCCACCAACCTCCAGGTTTTTGAGCAGGCCGCGCTCAGAGAGTTCGAGCTTGATGCGCGCCATCGCAACCTGCTGCGCGACCAGGCGTGGCTGCGGAATGGTCTGAAGAATCGCAGCTGGCGTGCGAAGCTTGCACGCGCCTACCGGTCGTTGGGCCGCGGGCTCAACTACGCGTCGCTCTGCGCGTACAGCGGGCCCACTGGCCGTTGCCGGAACGTCAATGCGCGGAGCAACGCAGGGCCGTGGACATCGGCACCTGGGTGGCTTGCCGCGGGGGATGCTGAGCTGGCGGACGAAGACCGCTGTAACGCTTTCTGCCAGCACTTTGCAGACGTGGCCGAGCACGTAGGCACCTTGATGCTCCCGCACCACGGATCGATCGCTAACTTCAACCCAATGCTAATCGAGCACTTCCGGCCGAGCGTGACTGTCGTCACCGCACCGGCAAGGACGACGAAGAAGGCGCGACGTCATCCGCACCGCTCGGTGGTTCTTGCTGCCCGTGACTTCTCCGAGGCATTCCGGATCGTGACGGATCGCGAGACCTCCGAGCTTTGGGAGCGGGTTGAAGTCGAATTCTGA
- a CDS encoding restriction endonuclease, which produces MVAKGSKGRLYYGDNLDVLRRYLADESVDLVYLDPPFNSAKDYNVLFREHDGTRSAAQVKAFKDTWEWDEAAARAYHELVEGGGKVSEALQAFRLVFGESDMLAYLAMMAPRLVELHRVMKESASIYLHCDPVASHYLKVLMDAIFRPANFRNEVIWRYRRWPAKARQFQKMHDVLLFYSKSAAPERTFHVLYGYEPLAESTIKTYGTKKQKADFSSGHRKPSTEEEESLGPPLSDVWEVGIIPPSGKERLGYPTQKPEKLLERVILASSSPDDVVLDPFCGCGTAVAVAHRLGRQWVGIDITHLAINLIKRRMKDSLGVDVGEAVGEPVSLPDAEALAELNPYQFQWWALGLVGARPVVEQKGADRGVDGRLYFHDEVGPNARTKQIIFSVKSGGTSVADVRDLRGVIDREQAALGVFITLREPTQPMRREAASGGFYQSPGWNKSYPRLQVVTVEQLLEGTGIDYPPAEQVNVTFPRAPLAKSKRPTQAAFPFPAAPIVKAAERVVPRKKRVPGRR; this is translated from the coding sequence GTGGTGGCGAAAGGCTCGAAGGGGAGGCTCTACTACGGGGACAACTTGGACGTCTTGCGGCGCTACCTCGCTGACGAAAGCGTCGATCTCGTCTACCTCGACCCGCCGTTCAATTCGGCCAAGGACTACAACGTGCTCTTCCGCGAGCACGACGGGACGCGGTCAGCCGCGCAGGTAAAGGCATTCAAGGACACCTGGGAATGGGACGAGGCTGCCGCGCGCGCGTATCACGAACTCGTCGAGGGCGGCGGCAAGGTCTCGGAGGCGTTGCAAGCCTTTCGGCTCGTGTTCGGCGAGTCCGACATGCTCGCGTACTTGGCCATGATGGCTCCGCGCTTGGTCGAGTTACATCGCGTGATGAAGGAAAGCGCGAGCATCTATCTGCACTGTGATCCCGTCGCGAGCCACTACCTGAAAGTCCTGATGGACGCGATCTTCCGGCCGGCGAACTTTCGGAACGAGGTGATCTGGCGCTACCGCCGCTGGCCGGCGAAGGCGCGGCAGTTCCAGAAGATGCACGACGTGCTGCTCTTCTACAGCAAGTCGGCGGCCCCGGAGCGAACGTTCCACGTGCTCTACGGCTACGAGCCCCTGGCCGAATCGACGATCAAGACGTACGGCACGAAGAAGCAGAAGGCGGACTTTTCGAGCGGGCATCGAAAGCCAAGTACGGAAGAAGAGGAGTCGCTTGGCCCGCCGCTCTCCGACGTCTGGGAGGTTGGCATCATCCCACCAAGCGGCAAGGAGCGACTCGGCTACCCAACACAGAAACCCGAGAAGCTGCTGGAACGGGTGATCCTTGCAAGCAGCAGCCCAGACGATGTCGTGCTCGACCCGTTCTGCGGCTGCGGGACAGCAGTCGCCGTCGCGCACCGCCTTGGGCGACAGTGGGTCGGCATCGACATCACGCACCTCGCGATCAACCTGATCAAGCGCCGGATGAAAGACTCTCTGGGCGTCGATGTCGGCGAAGCAGTGGGCGAGCCTGTATCGCTGCCGGACGCGGAGGCCCTGGCCGAGCTGAACCCGTACCAATTCCAGTGGTGGGCGCTTGGGCTCGTCGGGGCCCGGCCGGTCGTCGAACAGAAAGGGGCAGACCGCGGCGTTGACGGCCGGCTCTACTTCCACGACGAGGTTGGGCCAAACGCGCGGACGAAGCAGATCATCTTTTCGGTGAAGAGCGGCGGCACCTCGGTCGCGGACGTGCGCGACCTACGGGGTGTGATCGACCGCGAGCAAGCGGCGCTCGGCGTTTTCATTACCTTGCGAGAGCCGACCCAGCCCATGCGACGAGAAGCGGCCAGCGGAGGCTTCTACCAGTCGCCGGGTTGGAACAAGAGCTACCCGCGCTTGCAGGTCGTCACCGTGGAGCAGCTCTTGGAGGGAACGGGCATCGACTATCCGCCGGCAGAGCAGGTCAATGTGACGTTCCCTCGCGCACCGCTGGCGAAGTCGAAGCGCCCGACGCAGGCCGCGTTTCCGTTCCCGGCAGCCCCGATCGTCAAGGCGGCAGAGCGAGTGGTTCCGCGCAAGAAGCGTGTGCCTGGTCGGAGATAG
- a CDS encoding lecithin retinol acyltransferase family protein, whose product MVLKIGDKIRVRGPYATWHYGMYIGRYFDDRRGLIEHAVVHNSKVQHGVVIDSLARFSGGKQVFIEGRAAPGYENVVAQRALALVGTKYDLLGFNCEHLVNLAQTGEHKSQQLRNAVGVAAVAAIAAALVSSGERPRYDRKTKRWRNAQGQFVAH is encoded by the coding sequence ATGGTTCTGAAGATAGGCGACAAGATTCGAGTTCGTGGCCCCTATGCGACTTGGCATTACGGCATGTACATCGGCCGGTACTTCGATGACCGACGTGGCTTGATCGAGCACGCCGTCGTCCACAATTCGAAAGTGCAGCACGGCGTGGTGATCGACAGCCTTGCGCGCTTCTCCGGCGGGAAGCAGGTCTTCATCGAGGGCCGCGCGGCTCCAGGGTATGAGAACGTCGTCGCGCAGCGTGCTCTCGCGCTGGTCGGCACCAAGTACGACCTGCTGGGCTTCAACTGCGAGCATCTTGTGAACCTTGCCCAGACGGGCGAGCACAAGAGCCAGCAGCTACGCAACGCCGTCGGCGTCGCGGCCGTGGCGGCCATCGCGGCCGCGCTCGTTTCGTCGGGCGAGCGGCCCCGATACGATCGCAAGACCAAGCGCTGGCGCAATGCTCAGGGCCAGTTCGTGGCTCATTGA